One Hevea brasiliensis isolate MT/VB/25A 57/8 chromosome 6, ASM3005281v1, whole genome shotgun sequence genomic window, ACCAAGCATCTGAGACAAACTCTCATCAAGCTCCTCTGCAAAACTTAGCTGATTTAACAGCGAAGAAGTAGAAACAAGAAGAAATTGTAAGTCCATGACACATAAAAGTTCATAAACCTCAAATCTATCTGCCTAGCCAAAGCACCTGTTGCTTTAAGTAGGACATGTCCTCTGAGCTGACAGAAGCAAAAATAGATTCCATTTTCTTCCAAAATGGACCACAGCACGCACGGTCTACAAAAGCAAGCATGTATTGAATTATGAAATAGATAAAGCTCACTTATCAGGAGAATAAGGTTAAAAAAGGTCAAGATGTATACTGCTTGCGTTCCGAGCAGAATTGGCAGCCACAAATAGCTCTTCATGATCATCATCAGATTCTCCTGTAAAAATATGCCTATGTGAATCAGGAAATCTAGCTGctaagattaaatcaagaatctgTACATGTATTATACTTTATTCAGATGATACAAATTCAATGCATATATGCAGAGCTACAAAATAATATctgcaaaaataaaaataaaaatgatgatACAATAACACTGATGGTGATGTAATATATGCATACAACTACCCCTCTCTAACATTTGGAAGACCTCCAAGCACCTCTGAAACAGAATAAAAGTAAAatctgcaataataataaaaaatgatgATACAATAACACTGACAGCCATGTAATATATGCATACAATAAAAGTAGTCATCTCATCCCAACAAGAAACAGTTTGTTCATCAGGGAAGAGTTGTTGATACTGTCTATCTTGCAATATAACATTGAGATTTACAATGCTCATTCCAAAAACAAAATTCTGGGGAGGTTTATATGATACCATAAAGTTAAAACTGCAGACTCCAAATTGATGTTACAATTTCATTGAACAATTAATATTACCTGTGAAATCTAAAGATCCACTATTAACCAATGGCCCAACACGAGCTAAAGACTTCCGCTCTTTCAACTTTTTTGAAGGAGGACGACCAGTTTTGCTGATTTCATGGAAAATGAAAATGCTTCAATATTTCGAATTGGAACACAACTAAAAGAAGTATGGATAAAAATATGACCAACTCTTCAATTAGAGGAAGGGGAGTATTGATGGGAAAGACCTTTTATTCTTATCAGAAGTGAGTTTCACACTCTGAAGTGGCTTTGTTGTTGGTAGATTCTCTAATTTGTCTCTCACAGTATGAACAGCAGGCCTTGTTAATGATGAACCTCTTCCGCTCCTTCCTTGTCTCCTCACACCATCCCCAATCTCACTAGTACGTAATTTATTCTTCTGAGCAGGCAACAGAAAAGCACCAACTTTATGAGGTGCAGTCAGAGCAACCTCACCATTATCTATTCCTTTATCTTTTGTTTTATTCTCCCCAGCACCTGATTCTTCACTTTCAGAAAACCCAAATGGAGATGGAACACTGTCAATTTCCCTTTTAAACTTGGGAGTACTATTGTCTATGCTGCTAGCAACTATTGATCCATTGATTCCAATGGAAGTTCTGGCAGTAAAATCATTGGCCTGAGATGATATCTGAATCTCAACATGGTTTGAAACaggagcaactacatttgccctcCTCGTACGTGAGTTTTTATGTGGCCTCTGACCAACCCACTGAGCCATGGAAGATGAGCCTGCAGACATTTGACGCTTATGATTATTTACCAAACCGGGCACTGCAACTTTATTTGAACTTGTAGGCTGTTCCGCACCTTGAAGAGATGTTGAAGAGGAATGAACTTTGAGTGATGAGTCTAACACCATGGTACGTGGTCCCCTAGAAACCTTTGCTTTTATCATTGTATTAGGACCGCTTgctaaattatcttcatgaatatTTGGCCTGATAAACAGCACCACACACCCAAAAAACAAAATTATAACCACCCAAAAGAGAACACAATGCACTGATGAAACAAGATCAAAACTTCACAGCTTTTTCATGATGTCATGGTTATGCATCTCTACTACAGAGGATAAATTACAGTTTCAAGATGAAAATACATACTTATTGCTTCCTTTTGTCACAACTTTCTGCTCTAAAAGGGCCAAACGATCTCTTGAAAGAGTTCCAGTATCCATTTCATTCCTGATTACTGTACTGGTGTCTGAACCACTAGGCTCTAAAGTAGTATCCAACTTGTTGATTCCACCAACACCCGGTGAAGATTTTGATCTGATATGCCCAAGAGTTCCATTAACATAAGAAAATTcatacctcttttttttttttttggcataatTATGGGAAACAACTGAACAATTTCAACCAATAGCTGAACAATTAAAAATGACTGAAGCTGGATATCAGACTGAACATAATGAAGGAGAGAATAAATGGCAATGACAAACTGATAAATCACAGCTAAGGATGCACAAATAAGGTTTTTCCTCCTAGTTAATTAAGAACAAATTAAAACAGTCTATATAATTCACAACCAAAGAACCAAACTTTCTCTCAGAGTGATCAAAAGGTCAGTAACTTAGTCTCAGAATGTAtgattaataatatttttctgAAACTAATTTAAAACTAAGAAGAGAGGACATCAAGTACTACCAATACTTTCTTAGAAAACAAGCTAAGATCTCAGTGATCTGCTGCTTAATATTACCCTCCCCCAAAAACAATAAATAGTATCAGGTAACATAAAAGTGGTTAAACATATTGCATCACACTTCCACCATGCAAATGAAAGAGCAGCAAGGCCCAGCTTTTGAGAGAAAGTTGCTTGCTTAAATAAGCTTGACCGCACTTATCAGCATTCACAGCTTATGTCAGTTTCACATTCATCATACATTAAAAAAATGTAGATTATGCAAGTAAGAATGGTTTTGTCCCCAATACTTCAACAGAATAAACTGAAAGTAGTCAAAATACTGAAATTGGGCATGTAAGTACTCAGCAATGTATAAATCATATGACATTTACTAACCTGAAACTCTGAGCATCACAAGATCGCAACTTAGAGTCCGCACTAATCTTTGGATGCATAGATCGTTTTAGATCTCGGTCACCATTTATAACTCTACTACCTACCAATCCAACAGAAcgcttctttttattttttgtatCCCATCCTTCACCTCCAGCAGGTAATCTTTGGATCTTTTCTTCAAACTTAACAGTAACCCCACTGGCATCCTGGAGCATATCTCCACCCTTTTCCATGATCATCTGCTGCCTTGAGGGAGTGCTGGACCTACCATCTGACTGGTTGCATCAAAGGATACAAAACAATAATGACAATTAAAAAGTTGAAGATAAAATATGTATGATTAATAGAGATAAAAGCAGGCCATGGATTATCCCACAGTACAATAGTCAGGGTTCAAAGGCCTTGTTTCCCCGTCAAGAAAACGaaggagaaagaaaaaggaaagaaatggaACAAAGCAAGCAATGCAGCATAAAGACCATAAATAGTCCCTTCTCTCACTTGGAGCAGGAGTGCAGTAGGTCAATCCATGAAGTATCTACACTTGAAACTAACTTTTGGTTCTGTAATCAACTTTCTAGTCTGAAATCAACAAGACACAAAACATAAAATGTCCTAGTTTTGCATGCTCGTGGGGACTACACAAATAATCATTTATAATAATAAGAAGAAACCGCTTCTTTGATACCAATAACTAAAGATATTATACCTACTCAACTTTAAAGTgggtaataataaaattaaaagaaagttTTCTCCTTGTAAATCTATAGCTATTAGAGAAGATTAGCAAACCAGGAAAATAAGAAATAGACTCCACTTTGCATATAATGTCAGCCCATAAAGTATCTTTAGAAACACAAGATCAGACTATCAGATTCAGAGCAGCAAAATTATacacacaaacacacacacacacacacacacacacacacacacatcagATATCAATTAATACTTAAAAGTACAAACCCGCACATCAGCCACTGATGTACGAACACGCTTATTCAGCCCAACGTTCTTGGCCCTGTCTTCCAATCTCTGAGTCATAATGTCATGAGAATTTCTATGAATCTGACTCCCCATCTTTACTGCATTTGCTCCATTTGACCTCTCATTTAATGAAAGTTCACTCCTCTGTCGCTTCTTTGAGCTTAAGGCTTCCCTATACTTATCCAATTTGAATAAGGAATCACGCAACATTTTCGCTCTATCCCTGATAGAAATACATGACAGCTTCATCAACATACAACTAGACAAAAATTTTGTGAGTGCAACAGCAAATGGGTATTACAACTATGAATTTAGCTCCAAAATCAGAAGCAAAACATGGACAATTCACACAAAGACAACAACAAAATTGCAATGGCCTGCAGGTGATTATGAAGGTTCTTTAAATTAGAAATGCAGAAATTTCAGCGTAGAGAGAACATGTGTAGAAGAACAAGAAAGCTTTAcaccatttcatttattcatgaaACACAGGCAATAAAATCCTAAGTAATCATTATTATcctgtgacaatcaatctcatatGTGATGCACAGCCATTGCACATTTTTTGTTCAATTGGATGACAACAAAACAGGGGTAGCTCTTTCTCTTGGGGGAAAAATCCAATCCCCTAGTGGAATTCAAACTTAATAAAATTTCCGAGTTATTATAATTCAATCCTAAAGAGAAGCATGCCTGAATCAGAAATAGAAATGGAATGGACTACCAATACAAGAGGAAGGGAGGTTGTTGCAACATGATGAAAATTACCTGGCCTTTTTAGAAGCATCTTGTACACTTTCTTTGAAATGTTTTAGTTCTTCTGTTGCCACTGGAGGTGGAGGCTTGGGATAAGCAACTCCAAAGGAATGGTCCTCTGATGCACTTCCAAGAGGGACACCCAAGACCCTCCTAACCTCTCCAGAACGAGTATATTTCTGATTGCCTAATGCAATTGGCTCCAAAGTCAAGCAATGTGTCAAGGGTGGAACATCTGATGACATTGTAGCACTTCCCCGGCTTAAATTATTCCCTGAACTTAACATTATGCTCTCAGTCTCCTTTTTTCATGTAGCCAAAACCTGCTACAAGCACCCCAAGACCACTAAAATTAGCAATgcctcttgaaaaaaaaaaaggggctaTGCCCCCTCATACAGACTGTAGAAATTTGGAAGAAATACTCTAGATAATCAAGGTCCCAAAGGAGGAAAAAAAGAGTTGGTCAACTTGTTTGATTCACTCCAGAAACATTAACAACTTTCATTCCTCTCCCATTGTTCTTCCATATCTTTCTGGGGAAACAGAAAATTACCTTAGCAGATACCAAAGGAGCCTAGAAAACAACCATTTGGCTTGGCTCAAGTTAGTTTAACTTTTTCTTAGACAACATTAATAACAAAAGTAAACTATGCTCAATATATTCCCCTTCTTGTATCCTATTTCCTCGGAAACCAAACAGGAAAATTCTACCATTAGACATTCAGCTTCAAAATATGAATAATCCAACAGCTATAACTACTTTATCATAAACAATAATCTCAATGAAACAAATGTAACTTCTTATTTTCCAATTCCACCTTAACACAAAAAATTTTCCCCTCCCTTTAATTGCCTCGacgccaaaaaaaaaattaataataaaaataaaaaattaaaacttcCATTGATTTGAGCCTAGCAGGGAGTAAGAGAAGATAATAACacgaaaattttcaaaaaaaaaaataggacAAGCTCCAAAAAAACTAGAAAACCCTAGGGGAAATCGAGAACCTTAGCTAATTTAGCTTGAATAAGGTGAAATTGAAGTCAAATTGAACCCTAAAAGACGAAATCGATAGAGAGGAAACGAAAATTACCTCAGATTCAACGAGACCAAGAGCAGATCAAACCTTACCTGCCTACgaaactatttttatttttatttttttttcagagAGAGATCATATGAGAAGGAAAtataaatgtaaattatggtGCAATGTAAAAAGCGGGAGAGAGGGATTCGGTGTTGTGCAAGCATGTGTGTAATCTATCTGTATATGCATAGATTCTCTACGTATATACTCAAAACGCCATCATCTTTTGCGTTTTACTTCCCATTGGCCTatacattatttttaattaattttgacttATACTGGTCTTTCTAGCCATGCAATCCTAACTCATAGTTAGCATTGATGTTaaatttataaaatgattaataaaatttaaaatttgagcttatatcataataaatttaataattaataaattaaatatttttatcacataattaattaaaaaatatataaagtgtataaattaaaatataaatatttaatttaatcattataaacttatttttatataaaCTCGTATTAATATACAGTGGTCGTActcttaataaaattatatattgtattatttattattaaaataaatgtataattattaatttattatataatatataaaaatttaaaataatttttttttaaaatataattatttttattatatatacatttttttatcatgaattttataattaatttaattttcttataattttatatatttatctactattttttataattaattataaataatttatagattaaaaaattaatttaaaaacaaaaaaaaattataattcataattttttaaaaaattcaaaatatataaataaatattaaaaaataatataatctaaataaaaataaattgaaatcaaTTAtcaattgataaaaaattaaaaaaattgatagaataaaaaaaagaaattgataaAATCAGCTCTTATTAAGACTATAATTAAATATCACAGCTATTTTAGgttaattattttcatttatttacaattttattatattatttcttTATCATAAAATGAATAggtttatatataaatatgtagAATTTCTTTGATAAATATTCCAAACTTtacttatattgcatattattaggATAGAATACAATATTAAAACCTCTTGTTTGAAGTTGATGTTGAAaagttaaaatataaatatatatatatatatatatatatatatatatatatatatatatatatatactaaatatcattttaaattaattttgaataatacttttattgaaaataaaataacacACTATTTTGTTTTTTATATAATTCATATTTATATACATTTCATAATCGATGTGAAATCTCAAATCTCAAAAATGCCTGGCTCATTTTTTTccacaaaatttttaattatttttaaccaACATAAATGCCAACAAATCCATAAAGATTAAACACTTTATAATAGTactttattttctaaaattaaaagaaaagtttACATATACTCATAATTCACTTATTGTATCCTtacttaattataatatatatatatatatatatatatatatatatatatatatatatatgacaatgTAAATATTCACATGCCGTTGCCAAGCTACAATTATCATCATTTTTATCTCCTCTTCTCATTCACCAAGTAAGGCTAACAGTCCTCCTTATGCTCCTCAATTTCTCACCCTTCTTTTGTGGCATTATTGCCGGTTTCCTTCTCATAACCTGCCATTGTCACAAAGAAAATATCATCATATAATCAACTTGGAGAATATAGAATATATTAGACACACAAATTTTAAGTAGTGATTATTATGAGTTACCTCTTCCTTTCGATTCTGCTCAATTTCCTCCTGTTTCATGTtaaatttgaaagaaaaaaaaaacaatatttatatattatcatTGCCCATATCCATATAACTTGAGAGCAAATGAAGACAAGATTGAAAATAAGTTTTTACCACGAGTTGCTTTAGCTTAGCATTCTCTTCTTTAAGTTGATTCAACTCTAGCTCCAACTCCACCGTATATGCCTGCATCACAAGAGATTTCATAGTATTCAAACCATATATTTTCAAGAGAATACTGAGTCAGCTTATGCACACACCAAGAAAATCCTCCAACCTAGGACCTATCAGTTAAAACTAAGCTGTGCTAGTTCGTcctcattttatttttcttataagaTGCATTTTAGCCATCGATTTATACATAAAAATGCTGCATTATATATATGTGGAGAACCTGCTTCCTAGCCCGAGATCGTGCTGCAGACTCTCTGTTCTTTATCATCCTGCGTTGCCTCCGCTCGACTACCACCTCCGGTGGaccatcaattatccttttcttGTTTTGCTGCGCACTCAAGTCGAAATGGCCTTGCTCATTTTTAGCACTATTTGGAACTTCTGCCATGCTATACCCTTTGGTTTGTGGAAACATTTGGTATGGTGAGAAACTATTTGCAGCAGAGAAATTGTTTCCAATAGCTTGGTGTGCGGAAAATCCTATTCCGATCACTTGCCCCATTCCGAAACTTGCGTCCAAACTTGAGCTTATGTTTTGAATACTAGGTGGTGTTGGCATTTTTTGCT contains:
- the LOC110637593 gene encoding uncharacterized protein LOC110637593 isoform X1 — protein: MLSSGNNLSRGSATMSSDVPPLTHCLTLEPIALGNQKYTRSGEVRRVLGVPLGSASEDHSFGVAYPKPPPPVATEELKHFKESVQDASKKARDRAKMLRDSLFKLDKYREALSSKKRQRSELSLNERSNGANAVKMGSQIHRNSHDIMTQRLEDRAKNVGLNKRVRTSVADVRSDGRSSTPSRQQMIMEKGGDMLQDASGVTVKFEEKIQRLPAGGEGWDTKNKKKRSVGLVGSRVINGDRDLKRSMHPKISADSKLRSCDAQSFRSKSSPGVGGINKLDTTLEPSGSDTSTVIRNEMDTGTLSRDRLALLEQKVVTKGSNKPNIHEDNLASGPNTMIKAKVSRGPRTMVLDSSLKVHSSSTSLQGAEQPTSSNKVAVPGLVNNHKRQMSAGSSSMAQWVGQRPHKNSRTRRANVVAPVSNHVEIQISSQANDFTARTSIGINGSIVASSIDNSTPKFKREIDSVPSPFGFSESEESGAGENKTKDKGIDNGEVALTAPHKVGAFLLPAQKNKLRTSEIGDGVRRQGRSGRGSSLTRPAVHTVRDKLENLPTTKPLQSVKLTSDKNKSKTGRPPSKKLKERKSLARVGPLVNSGSLDFTGESDDDHEELFVAANSARNASNRACCGPFWKKMESIFASVSSEDMSYLKQQLSFAEELDESLSQMLGGEYNFLGVVVHKGMSDYSGERQGNDSNQESVKKASLCGEIGTGRLEKGAPLYQRVLSALIEEDESEEFYFHSEGKNMPLHYASDDSHCGSCNLIDIEPKDRDRMESEVESKVNFLTQKNCFLDRISCDKSVASNAIRNQSMPNSLHNNEQWPGDDDFSHLDIVHASETCSNDMGQLQTRELNTTGFSSSDLKYQLMCLDDRVLLELQSIGICPETLPDLAEGEEVINQDIMGLEEGLCQQIGRKKRKLGKIDKAVQKGKEVEKRNMEQVAMDQLIEMAYKKRVACRGNNSSKSAVRKVSRQVALAFIKRTLARCRKFEDTGSGCFSEPALQEVIFATPPSNNDAKSVDCVGSGTASNTCNEVSNHHAEARGSGAVSSALERDDSHGDYIYRGRKREVLIDDVIGSASSRVTSTLDSAGLGGVKGKRSDRERDQNKDNIRGNSVSGTSRASLDGFKSERKTKSKPKQKINHLSTSGNGPRGSGHSVVNASNKMDTEVGSLSRGNIPQDASKEAGGPVDFANLQLNELDTIGLDVSNDLGGPQDLCSWLNFDDDGLQDHDSIGLAIPMDDLREVI
- the LOC110637593 gene encoding uncharacterized protein LOC110637593 isoform X2, encoding MLSSGNNLSRGSATMSSDVPPLTHCLTLEPIALGNQKYTRSGEVRRVLGVPLGSASEDHSFGVAYPKPPPPVATEELKHFKESVQDASKKARDRAKMLRDSLFKLDKYREALSSKKRQRSELSLNERSNGANAVKMGSQIHRNSHDIMTQRLEDRAKNVGLNKRVRTSVADSDGRSSTPSRQQMIMEKGGDMLQDASGVTVKFEEKIQRLPAGGEGWDTKNKKKRSVGLVGSRVINGDRDLKRSMHPKISADSKLRSCDAQSFRSKSSPGVGGINKLDTTLEPSGSDTSTVIRNEMDTGTLSRDRLALLEQKVVTKGSNKPNIHEDNLASGPNTMIKAKVSRGPRTMVLDSSLKVHSSSTSLQGAEQPTSSNKVAVPGLVNNHKRQMSAGSSSMAQWVGQRPHKNSRTRRANVVAPVSNHVEIQISSQANDFTARTSIGINGSIVASSIDNSTPKFKREIDSVPSPFGFSESEESGAGENKTKDKGIDNGEVALTAPHKVGAFLLPAQKNKLRTSEIGDGVRRQGRSGRGSSLTRPAVHTVRDKLENLPTTKPLQSVKLTSDKNKSKTGRPPSKKLKERKSLARVGPLVNSGSLDFTGESDDDHEELFVAANSARNASNRACCGPFWKKMESIFASVSSEDMSYLKQQLSFAEELDESLSQMLGGEYNFLGVVVHKGMSDYSGERQGNDSNQESVKKASLCGEIGTGRLEKGAPLYQRVLSALIEEDESEEFYFHSEGKNMPLHYASDDSHCGSCNLIDIEPKDRDRMESEVESKVNFLTQKNCFLDRISCDKSVASNAIRNQSMPNSLHNNEQWPGDDDFSHLDIVHASETCSNDMGQLQTRELNTTGFSSSDLKYQLMCLDDRVLLELQSIGICPETLPDLAEGEEVINQDIMGLEEGLCQQIGRKKRKLGKIDKAVQKGKEVEKRNMEQVAMDQLIEMAYKKRVACRGNNSSKSAVRKVSRQVALAFIKRTLARCRKFEDTGSGCFSEPALQEVIFATPPSNNDAKSVDCVGSGTASNTCNEVSNHHAEARGSGAVSSALERDDSHGDYIYRGRKREVLIDDVIGSASSRVTSTLDSAGLGGVKGKRSDRERDQNKDNIRGNSVSGTSRASLDGFKSERKTKSKPKQKINHLSTSGNGPRGSGHSVVNASNKMDTEVGSLSRGNIPQDASKEAGGPVDFANLQLNELDTIGLDVSNDLGGPQDLCSWLNFDDDGLQDHDSIGLAIPMDDLREVI
- the LOC110637593 gene encoding uncharacterized protein LOC110637593 isoform X3, yielding MLSSGNNLSRGSATMSSDVPPLTHCLTLEPIALGNQKYTRSGEVRRVLGVPLGSASEDHSFGVAYPKPPPPVATEELKHFKESVQDASKKARDRAKMLRDSLFKLDKYREALSSKKRQRSELSLNERSNGANAVKMGSQIHRNSHDIMTQRLEDRAKNVGLNKRVRTSVADVRSDGRSSTPSRQQMIMEKGGDMLQDASGVTVKFEEKIQRLPAGGEGWDTKNKKKRSVGLVGSRVINGDRDLKRSMHPKISADSKLRSCDAQSFRSKSSPGVGGINKLDTTLEPSGSDTSTVIRNEMDTGTLSRDRLALLEQKVVTKGSNKPNIHEDNLASGPNTMIKAKVSRGPRTMVLDSSLKVHSSSTSLQGSSSMAQWVGQRPHKNSRTRRANVVAPVSNHVEIQISSQANDFTARTSIGINGSIVASSIDNSTPKFKREIDSVPSPFGFSESEESGAGENKTKDKGIDNGEVALTAPHKVGAFLLPAQKNKLRTSEIGDGVRRQGRSGRGSSLTRPAVHTVRDKLENLPTTKPLQSVKLTSDKNKSKTGRPPSKKLKERKSLARVGPLVNSGSLDFTGESDDDHEELFVAANSARNASNRACCGPFWKKMESIFASVSSEDMSYLKQQLSFAEELDESLSQMLGGEYNFLGVVVHKGMSDYSGERQGNDSNQESVKKASLCGEIGTGRLEKGAPLYQRVLSALIEEDESEEFYFHSEGKNMPLHYASDDSHCGSCNLIDIEPKDRDRMESEVESKVNFLTQKNCFLDRISCDKSVASNAIRNQSMPNSLHNNEQWPGDDDFSHLDIVHASETCSNDMGQLQTRELNTTGFSSSDLKYQLMCLDDRVLLELQSIGICPETLPDLAEGEEVINQDIMGLEEGLCQQIGRKKRKLGKIDKAVQKGKEVEKRNMEQVAMDQLIEMAYKKRVACRGNNSSKSAVRKVSRQVALAFIKRTLARCRKFEDTGSGCFSEPALQEVIFATPPSNNDAKSVDCVGSGTASNTCNEVSNHHAEARGSGAVSSALERDDSHGDYIYRGRKREVLIDDVIGSASSRVTSTLDSAGLGGVKGKRSDRERDQNKDNIRGNSVSGTSRASLDGFKSERKTKSKPKQKINHLSTSGNGPRGSGHSVVNASNKMDTEVGSLSRGNIPQDASKEAGGPVDFANLQLNELDTIGLDVSNDLGGPQDLCSWLNFDDDGLQDHDSIGLAIPMDDLREVI
- the LOC110637593 gene encoding uncharacterized protein LOC110637593 isoform X4, producing the protein MLSSGNNLSRGSATMSSDVPPLTHCLTLEPIALGNQKYTRSGEVRRVLGVPLGSASEDHSFGVAYPKPPPPVATEELKHFKESVQDASKKARDRAKMLRDSLFKLDKYREALSSKKRQRSELSLNERSNGANAVKMGSQIHRNSHDIMTQRLEDRAKNVGLNKRVRTSVADSDGRSSTPSRQQMIMEKGGDMLQDASGVTVKFEEKIQRLPAGGEGWDTKNKKKRSVGLVGSRVINGDRDLKRSMHPKISADSKLRSCDAQSFRSKSSPGVGGINKLDTTLEPSGSDTSTVIRNEMDTGTLSRDRLALLEQKVVTKGSNKPNIHEDNLASGPNTMIKAKVSRGPRTMVLDSSLKVHSSSTSLQGSSSMAQWVGQRPHKNSRTRRANVVAPVSNHVEIQISSQANDFTARTSIGINGSIVASSIDNSTPKFKREIDSVPSPFGFSESEESGAGENKTKDKGIDNGEVALTAPHKVGAFLLPAQKNKLRTSEIGDGVRRQGRSGRGSSLTRPAVHTVRDKLENLPTTKPLQSVKLTSDKNKSKTGRPPSKKLKERKSLARVGPLVNSGSLDFTGESDDDHEELFVAANSARNASNRACCGPFWKKMESIFASVSSEDMSYLKQQLSFAEELDESLSQMLGGEYNFLGVVVHKGMSDYSGERQGNDSNQESVKKASLCGEIGTGRLEKGAPLYQRVLSALIEEDESEEFYFHSEGKNMPLHYASDDSHCGSCNLIDIEPKDRDRMESEVESKVNFLTQKNCFLDRISCDKSVASNAIRNQSMPNSLHNNEQWPGDDDFSHLDIVHASETCSNDMGQLQTRELNTTGFSSSDLKYQLMCLDDRVLLELQSIGICPETLPDLAEGEEVINQDIMGLEEGLCQQIGRKKRKLGKIDKAVQKGKEVEKRNMEQVAMDQLIEMAYKKRVACRGNNSSKSAVRKVSRQVALAFIKRTLARCRKFEDTGSGCFSEPALQEVIFATPPSNNDAKSVDCVGSGTASNTCNEVSNHHAEARGSGAVSSALERDDSHGDYIYRGRKREVLIDDVIGSASSRVTSTLDSAGLGGVKGKRSDRERDQNKDNIRGNSVSGTSRASLDGFKSERKTKSKPKQKINHLSTSGNGPRGSGHSVVNASNKMDTEVGSLSRGNIPQDASKEAGGPVDFANLQLNELDTIGLDVSNDLGGPQDLCSWLNFDDDGLQDHDSIGLAIPMDDLREVI